Below is a window of bacterium DNA.
TTCGTGGTAAAGTAAAATGGGAACCTTCATCTTATCAATCTCGATTCGCAATTCTGTTTAACTACCATCACCTCATACCCTGGAATAAACGGTTTAACCAGGGTATTAGCCGCCGTCAGTAGCCAGGGAAATTTCTGGGCCAATCTTCCTTTAAAAGATCTCTGGGGAAGATTTCGGTCAACAATGGAACCGGTAATAAAATATTCCCCTCCACCCATCCCAGCCATTAATCTCTTTAACTCGAAAAGGGAAAGGAGGTTCTTATATTTGTAATCGGCCCCTTTAAATAGACGCACATACGCATTCATATATCTTCGGGGCAAAAATCCGACTCCCCAGAGATCAACATGAGGTTCAGGACCAAAGATATTAAACCGGTTGGGAGAATTAAAACAGAAATAACCTCCCCTGGCCATAACCCGGTAAGCCTCCTCTAAAAAACCCTCTTGATCCGGCATGTGTTCAATCACATCCGTGGCATTAATCAGATCAAAACAGCCGTCAAGAAAAGGCATTTCTAATCCGGAGCCACAAACAAGAGTAACATTCTCTATCCCATAAACAGCAAAGAGCTTCCTGGCCAGAAGCAAATCAACTAGGGAGATATCTATCCCTACCGCCTCTTTAAAGTGACCCGCCAGGGTAAAAAGGGTGCTGCCTCCACCACACCCAAGATCTAGGCACCTCTCCCTTCCCTGAAAACTCGAGCCACTCCGGTTGATCAGATGCTTAATCTTGGCTAATCTAATCTCTCCCCTCTCCCGGCTTAGCAGTTCGTGCCTTAGATGCTTCTCAAGCAAGCCCTCAGGGAGAGAAGAAAAATTTATCCGGAGTCTGAGCAACTCCTCGTAATCCATAGAGTTAAAGCGCTTCAGGATGGTCTCAACTTGCCCTAATTCCTGAGACGACATCGGCCTCAGTCTGAAATCAGGGATGCCCTGATAAATAAGAAAATCTCTATTACAGGCAGAACAGTGATATTGGTAATGATCATCCTGGTATTCTATCTCTCTTCTACAGGAAGGACAGGCGTAGCTGAATATTTTTTGTTTGGTCAAGATATGCACCTCTTAGCCCATTAGCCATTAGCCAATAGGGATCTTTGCTCATTAGCTCTTCCCACTTTTCCTTTTGCCTATTACCTATTGGCTATTCCTGGCCACCACAAAGATGGAATCGCCGCCTTTTTTCAGGAAATTGGTTAAGTGGTAAAGGGGGAAAAGCGCCAACCAGGAGCAGGTTCTGATTAAAAGCCGGATTATTCGACGGTGAATGCTTCCAGAGGGATGTTTGGAAAGAGCCTTATCTTTAACAGACTCAACCTCCCCCAGATATGAACCCTGGTGGAACTTGGGATCATCCCTTTTCTCTCCCCTCCACGCCTTTATTTTATCGATAACCGCCTCTTCCAGCTTTCCCAGAGTATATCTGAAGGGAATATTTTCCGAATATGAATCAAG
It encodes the following:
- a CDS encoding methyltransferase domain-containing protein → MTKQKIFSYACPSCRREIEYQDDHYQYHCSACNRDFLIYQGIPDFRLRPMSSQELGQVETILKRFNSMDYEELLRLRINFSSLPEGLLEKHLRHELLSRERGEIRLAKIKHLINRSGSSFQGRERCLDLGCGGGSTLFTLAGHFKEAVGIDISLVDLLLARKLFAVYGIENVTLVCGSGLEMPFLDGCFDLINATDVIEHMPDQEGFLEEAYRVMARGGYFCFNSPNRFNIFGPEPHVDLWGVGFLPRRYMNAYVRLFKGADYKYKNLLSLFELKRLMAGMGGGEYFITGSIVDRNLPQRSFKGRLAQKFPWLLTAANTLVKPFIPGYEVMVVKQNCESRLIR